One genomic region from Peromyscus eremicus chromosome 20, PerEre_H2_v1, whole genome shotgun sequence encodes:
- the Prr13 gene encoding proline-rich protein 13, translating to MWNPNAGPNPYPPHVVCPGGPNPACPPPVNHPAFPPGPCPPGVPQGNPAFPPCRPPYPVPQPGCPGYPPSGPYPPPCPPPAPGMCPVNPLAPGMVCPGTVVDKKMRKKMKKAHKKMHKHHKHGKHSSSSSSSSDSD from the exons ATGTGGAATCCTAATGCTG GGCCTAATCCATATCCACCCCATGTCGTGTGCCCAGGAGGTCCCAATCCTGCCTGTCCACCACCTGTCAATCATCCTGCCTTTCCTCCTGGCCCCTGTCCTCCAGGAGTTCCCCAGGGAAACCCAGCTTTTCCTCCATGTCGACCCCCTTATCCTGTACCACAACCAGGATGTCCAGGATACCCACCCTCAGGTCCCTACCCTCCCCCATGCCCACCACCTGCTCCTGGCATGTGCCCTGTGAATCCTCTGGCTCCTGGCATGGTATGCCCGGGAACAGTGGTAGACAAGAAAATgcggaagaagatgaagaaagctCATAAAAAGATGCACAAACACCACAAGCATGGAAAG cattcttcctcttcctcctccagcagtGACTCTGACTGA